In the Oryzias latipes chromosome 9, ASM223467v1 genome, one interval contains:
- the LOC101159021 gene encoding endoplasmic reticulum aminopeptidase 1 — MFPLLLLLFALLPSSHGAQIPSPDQPKEIPVATNGQLFPWDRMRLPKTISPLHYDLSLHPNLTTLDFTGVVRIDLDVHEDTSVVVLHAKKMYISSALLLAPAGTRVLQVLEYPRFHQLALMSDVVLTKGRKYEVQLEFAANLSDSYHGFYKSSYRTSTGEVRVMASTQFEATFARGAFPCFDEPAFKANFTIRIIREPRHIAISNMPKVRTVELPGDLLEDHFDTTVRMSTYLVAYIVSDFQSVSRTTQHGVKISIYAVPEKINQTAFALDAAVKLLDFYDDYFDIPYPLPKQDLAAIPDFQSGAMENWGLTTYRETGLLFDPDRSSASDKLGITKVIAHELAHQWFGNLVTMEWWNDLWLNEGFAKFMEFVSLDITYPELQVDDFFLGKCFEAMEVDSLSSSHPVSTPVENPTQIQEMFDDVSYDKGACILNMLRDFLTPEAFEIGIIRYLKRFSYQNTVNSHLWESLTDICSSDDLDEGRMKHKEFCSKRKDESGASKWYSGDELDVRAIMDTWTLQEGFPLVTVEVKGREVRLSQERFLRTDNPSLTEGFLWQIPLTYMTSASRSVHRFLLKTKSDVLYLPEEVDWVKFNVNMSGYYMVHYGGGGWNSIISLLHHNHTALSGNDRASLIHNVFQLVSVEKVRLDTALELSLYLSRETEIMAVWQGFGELVPLYKLMEKRDMPELENQMKSFIVDLFRGLIDQQEWNDSGSVSQRVLRSYLLLFACVRNYSPCVTKATRLFNQWRDSDGTMSLPVDITMAVFMVGARTREGWDFLYEKYRTSLQMSVKSRLKWAMAVTTMTDKLQWMMEQSLNGEVMKTQDLPDVIISVARNPHGFKLAWDFLRTHWHTLIQKFDLGSSTISHLVAGVTNQYSTREMLHEIRSFFDSLTEEAGSQMRCIQQSYETIEDNIRWMDRNLPLLQAWLNKHGSRNHHQEL; from the exons ATGTTTCCTCTCCTGCTCCTACTCTTTGCTCTGCTCCCTTCATCTCATGGAGCTCAAATACCAAGTCCAGACCAACCCAAGGAGATCCCAGTAGCCACAAATGGCCAGCTGTTTCCCTGGGACCGCATGAGACTCCCCAAAACCATCTCCCCACTCCACTATGACCTGAGCCTCCACCCCAACCTCACCACCCTGGACTTCACCGGCGTCGTTCGCATAGACCTGGACGTGCACGAAGACACCAGCGTTGTGGTTCTccatgcaaagaaaatgtacataTCAAGCGCGCTGTTGCTCGCGCCAGCGGGCACGAGGGTCCTCCAGGTTCTGGAGTATCCTCGCTTTCATCAGCTCGCCTTGATGTCTGACGTGGTGCTGACCAAAGGCAGGAAGTATGAGGTCCAGCTGGAGTTTGCTGCAAACCTGTCTGACAGCTACCATGGGTTCTACAAGAGCAGCTACCGCACCAGCACCGGGGAGGTCCG GGTCATGGCATCAACACAGTTTGAGGCGACCTTTGCTCGTGGGGCCTTTCCCTGTTTTGATGAGCCCGCCTTCAAAGCCAACTTCACCATCCGGATTATTAGAGAGCCACGCCACATTGCCATTTCCAACATGCCCAAG GTGAGGACAGTGGAGTTACCAGGCGATCTACTGGAGGATCACTTTGACACGACGGTGAGGATGAGCACCTACCTGGTGGCCTACATCGTGTCTGACTTCCAGTCGGTGAGCAGGACCACCCAGCACGGAGTGAAG ATTTCCATCTACGCTGTTCCAGAGAAGATCAACCAGACAGCCTTTGCACTGGATGCTGCTGTTAAGCTGCTGGACTTCTATGATGACTACTTCGACATTCCTTACCCACTTCCCAAACAGG ACTTGGCCGCCATCCCTGACTTCCAGTCTGGAGCCATGGAGAACTGGGGGCTGACCACCTATCGAGAGACCGGCCTCCTCTTCGATCCGGACAGGTCCTCCGCCTCCGACAAACTGGGCATCACCAAGGTGATCGCTCATGAGCTGGCTCACCAG TGGTTTGGAAACCTGGTGACGATGGAGTGGTGGAATGACCTGTGGCTCAACGAGGGCTTTGCCAAGTTTATGGAGTTTGTCTCCCTGGACATCACCTACCCAGAACTGCAAGTG GATGACTTCTTCTTGGGAAAATGTTTCGAAGCTATGGAGGTGGACTCGCTCAGCTCCTCCCACCCAGTCTCCACCCCCGTGGAAAACCCCACACAGATCCAGGAGATGTTCGACGATGTGTCCTATGACAAG GGAGCCTGCATTCTGAACATGCTGCGTGACTTTCTCACTCCTGAGGCCTTTGAGATCGGCATCATCCGATACCTGAAGCGCTTCAGCTATCAGAACACTGTCAACAGCCACCTCTGGGAGAGCCTGACTGAC ATCTGCAGCTCAGATGATTTGGACGAAGGCCGAATGAAGCACAAAGAGTTTTGCTCCAAACGCAAAGACGAGTCTGGAGCCTCT AAGTGGTACTCGGGTGATGAGCTGGATGTCAGGGCCATCATGGACACCTGGACGCTGCAGGAGGGCTTCCCGCTGGTCACCGTGGAGGTCAAAGGGCGGGAGGTCAGGCTGAGTCAGGAGCGCTTCCTTAGGACGGACAACCCCTCCCTCACTGAAGG GTTCTTGTGGCAGATCCCGTTGACGTACATGACCAGCGCCTCCCGCTCCGTCCACCGTTTCCttctgaaaacaaaatctg ACGTCCTGTACCTGCCAGAGGAGGTGGACTGGGTGAAGTTCAACGTCAACATGAGCGGCTACTACATGGTCCACTATGGCGGTGGGGGCTGGAACTCCATCATCTCCCTGCTGCATCACAACCACACAGCCCTGAGTGGCAACGACCGGGCCAGCCTGATCCACAACGTCTTCCAGCTGGTCAG TGTAGAGAAGGTGAGGCTGGACACGGCCCTGGAGCTGTCCCTTTACCTGTCCAGAGAGACGGAGATCATGGCGGTCTGGCAGGGCTTTGGGGAACTTGTACCTCTCTACAAACTGATGGAGAAGCGAGACATGCCTGAGCTGGAGAACCAGATGAAG AGCTTCATCGTGGATCTGTTTCGGGGGCTGATCGATCAGCAGGAGTGGAACGACTCTGGCTCGGTGTCCCAGCGAGTGTTGAGGAGTTACCTGCTGCTGTTCGCCTGCGTCAGGAATTACAGTCCCTGTGTGACCAAAGCCACGCGGCTTTTTAACCAGTGGAGGGATTCTGATGGCACcatgag CCTCCCTGTGGACATCACCATGGCCGTGTTTATGGTTGGAGCTCGCACACGGGAGGGGTGGGACTTCCTGTATGAGAAGTACCGCACGTCTCTGCAGATGTCGGTGAAGAGCCGCTTGAAGTGGGCCATGGCGGTAACAACGATGACGGACAAGCTTCAGTG GATGATGGAGCAGAGCCTCAACGGGGAGGTGATGAAGACCCAGGACCTCCCAGATGTGATCATCTCTGTCGCCAGGAATCCTCATGGCTTTAAACTGGCGTGGGACTTCCTCAGAACCCACTGGCACACGCTGATTCAGAA GTTTGACCTGGGATCCAGCACTATATCCCACTTGGTAGCCGGAGTAACCAACCAGTACTCCACCAGAGAGATGCTTCACGAG ATACGAAGCTTCTTCGACTCCCTGACAGAAGAGGCGGGTTCTCAGATGAGGTGCATCCAGCAGAGCTACGAGACCATCGAGGACAACATCCGCTGGATGGACAGGAACCTTCCTCTGCTGCAGGCCTGGCTGAACAAACATGGCAGCAGAAACCACCATCAGGAGTTATGA